The Candidatus Micrarchaeia archaeon genomic interval CTGGACACCGCACTGGCGAACGAGATAATTGCCACTGCGAAAGGTGAAGTGCAGGCCAGCTACGCCATGAGGAAAAGGGACGAAATGGAAAGGATGGCCAGAAGTTCCAGGTAATCTTTTTCCGGTGATTCTGATGGTAAGGAAAGAATTCGTGGTAGGGGAAGTGCAGAAACTCATGGACCATCTGGACTGCGTGAGGAACATAGCGATTATCGCGCACGTGGACCATGGAAAAACCACGCTCACAGATTCGCTGGTCGCACGCGCAGGCCTTATATCCAAGGAGCTCGCGGGCGAGCAGAGGATGATGGATTTCGACGAGCAGGAGCAGGCCAGGGGTATCACGATAAAATCCGCGAACATCTCCTTGGGCTTCCAGTTCCAGGGCAATGATTATCTAATTAACCTCATAGATACGCCGGGGCACGTGGATTTCGGAGGCCACGTCACCAGGGCGCTGCGCGCCGCTGACGGCGTGGTGCTGGTCATCGATTCGGTTGAGGGAATAATGCCCCAGACGGAAGCGGTGCTCAGACAGGCGCTCAAGGAGCGCGCAAAGCCCACAGTGTTCATAAACAAGGTCGACAGGCTGATAAACGAGCTCAAGCTCGATTCGAACGCCATGCAGCAGAGGTTCCTCAAAATCATAATGGGCCTCAACAAGATAATGGACATGTCCGTGCCCAAGGAGCTTGCCGACGAATGGCACATAGACGTCGCGAAGGGCAACATCGCGTTCGGGAGCGCCTACAAC includes:
- a CDS encoding GTP-binding protein, producing MVRKEFVVGEVQKLMDHLDCVRNIAIIAHVDHGKTTLTDSLVARAGLISKELAGEQRMMDFDEQEQARGITIKSANISLGFQFQGNDYLINLIDTPGHVDFGGHVTRALRAADGVVLVIDSVEGIMPQTEAVLRQALKERAKPTVFINKVDRLINELKLDSNAMQQRFLKIIMGLNKIMDMSVPKELADEWHIDVAKGNIAFGSAYNKWAVSAKSMKKSSLSFKDIYDKVVAGEKAYLIEKSPLDEVLLEMVITHLPNPKFAQNYRIPILWKGDVATESGKDMLACNAQGKVVGVCFGVVYDEHAGEVGVVGCFQGR